A section of the Sebastes fasciatus isolate fSebFas1 chromosome 21, fSebFas1.pri, whole genome shotgun sequence genome encodes:
- the msc gene encoding musculin: protein MSTGSAAASDAEDYAETCLNRRTATSLDRKITCYNNPDRYSDEELEDDGAEEEERIETHEVRKVSKAHQRDARQTQRNAANARERSRMRVLSKAFSRLKTSLPWVPADTKLSKLDTLRLASSYISHLRQLLQEDRFEKSFAHPVNLV, encoded by the coding sequence ATGTCCactggctctgctgctgcaaGTGATGCTGAGGACTATGCTGAGACATGCCTCAACAGGAGGACTGCCACCTCGTTGGACAGGAAGATCACCTGCTATAATAATCCGGACCGGTATTCGGATGAGGAGCTGGAGGATGACGgcgcagaggaggaggaaaggatcGAGACACACGAGGTGCGTAAAGTCTCCAAAGCGCACCAGAGAGACGCGCGGCAGACGCAGAGGAACGCGGCCAACGCCAGAGAGAGGTCGCGGATGAGAGTGCTGAGCAAAGCCTTCTCCAGGCTCAAAACCAGCCTGCCCTGGGTACCAGCGGACACCAAGCTGTCCAAACTGGACACGCTGAGACTGGCCTCCAGCTACATCTCTCACCTGAGACAGCTCCTGCAGGAGGACCGCTTCGAGAAGAGCTTTGCGCACCCAGTCAACCTGGTATGA